From a region of the Chitinophaga caseinilytica genome:
- a CDS encoding response regulator transcription factor, whose amino-acid sequence MSLQCLIVDDEPLAHDVILQYARDIPDLEIVGQCYLATEALAFLNRRPVDLIFLDIRMPRLSGLDFLRTLQHRPLVIITSAYEEHALEGYELEVCDYLLKPFRFDRFLKAVNRAQSIFRLRAEGENQQRAQQGKGQEQWAQSTGNSPASETPPVRSFPQEGEPVSSANPYISEDRGRLFVKSDRKWIQVELEQVQYLESLGNYVKIWEAERFILTPRTLSSFEEQLPSETFVRIHKSYILNRRFVRSIEGNVIQLKSGKQLPLGKNYRHVVRLLLQ is encoded by the coding sequence ATGAGCCTGCAATGCCTCATCGTAGACGACGAGCCCCTGGCGCACGACGTGATTCTGCAATATGCCCGCGATATCCCGGACCTGGAGATCGTGGGGCAGTGTTACCTGGCCACGGAGGCGCTGGCGTTCCTGAACCGCCGGCCGGTAGACCTTATTTTCCTGGACATCCGGATGCCGCGGCTCAGCGGGCTGGATTTCTTGCGCACATTGCAACACCGGCCGCTGGTGATCATTACGTCGGCGTATGAGGAGCATGCGCTGGAAGGATATGAGCTGGAAGTCTGCGACTACCTGCTGAAGCCTTTCCGGTTCGACCGTTTCCTGAAAGCGGTGAACCGGGCGCAAAGTATTTTCAGGTTGCGGGCGGAAGGGGAAAACCAGCAACGGGCCCAGCAAGGGAAAGGGCAGGAGCAGTGGGCCCAGTCAACAGGCAATTCCCCAGCGTCGGAAACACCGCCGGTACGATCGTTTCCGCAAGAGGGGGAGCCGGTTTCATCAGCGAACCCGTACATATCGGAGGATCGGGGGCGTTTGTTCGTGAAGAGCGACCGGAAATGGATCCAGGTGGAGCTGGAGCAGGTGCAATACCTGGAAAGCCTCGGCAATTATGTGAAGATCTGGGAGGCGGAGCGATTCATTCTCACGCCGAGGACGTTGTCGAGTTTTGAGGAGCAGTTGCCTTCAGAGACATTCGTTCGTATTCACAAATCTTATATTCTCAATCGCCGGTTCGTGCGCTCGATAGAAGGGAACGTGATCCAGTTGAAATCGGGGAAGCAATTGCCATTGGGGAAGAATTATCGCCATGTGGTGAGGTTGTTGCTGCAGTGA